In the genome of Corynebacterium faecale, the window TCGGTGACTTCCTGAAATTTCGCGTCTGCAGCCTCGCCTCCCGACTGGGCGGCATCGCGCACGCAGTGCCTCATGTGGTCATCGAGCAGGCCCAGGGCGACATTGCGCAGGGCGGAGTTGACCGCGGAGACCTGGGTGAGGATATCGATGCAGTACTGCTCCTCGTCGACCATGCGGTGTATGCCCCGGACCTGGCCCTCGATGCGCTTGAGGCGGGCAAGGTAGCGGTCCTTATCGTTGATGTAGCCGTGGGTGGTGTGGCAGGTGCCTGCCGTTTCGTCACTAGGGACGGTCTGATCAGGGGTGAGGGTATTCATGGGGGTCTCCTTGCTAAAAAGGGGCCGGCTGGTAAGTCGTGGGGTTGGTGAGAAGTTCGATCAGGATGGCAGGCGTGAGGGAAGGTGGATTAGGCATTGATCGGCTGTCGGGGGCTGGCCTCAGTCGTGTTTGGTGCGGGGGCTGTCGCACCGTGACTGGACGTGAAACCACGCAGTCGCAGGGAGTTGGACACGACGAACACGGAGGAAAATGCCATCGCGATACCGGCGAGGATGGGGTTGAGCAGGCCGATGGCGGCCACCGGAATGAGGGCAACGTTGTAGGCGAAGGCCCAGAACAGGTTGCCTTTGATGGTGCCGAGTGTGCGGCGTGACAGCCGGATCGCGTCGACCGCGGAGCGCAGGTCGCTGTTCATCAGGGTGATGTCAGAGGCCTCGATGGCTACATCTGTGCCTGCCCCCATGGCCAGGCCCAGGTCAGCCTGGGCGAGTGCGGCGGCGTCGTTGATGCCGTCGCCGACCATGGCGACATTCTTGCCCTGCTTCTGCAGCCTCTCGATGACTCGGACCTTGTCCTCCGGCATGACCTCGGCGATGACGTGGGCCGGGTCGATGCCGACCTCGGCGGCTACCGCCTTCGCGGCGCCGGCGTTGTCACCGGTGAGCAGCATCGGGGTCAGGCCCAGCTTCTTCAGGCCGGCCACCGCGGCGGCGGAGGTCGGCTTGGCGGTGTCACGCACGGTGATCACCCCGGCGTTGCGGCCGTTGATCTGGACGACCACCGGGGTACCACCCAGGGTTTGGGCGTGAGTGAAGGCACCCTGCAGGGGGCCGGTCAGTCCACCGGCGGGGCGTCCGACGGTCACACTGTGGCCTTCCACCATGCCGGTGACTCCCCGGCCGGCGGCGTTGGCGAAGTCGGTCACCTCGGGCAGGGTTTGGGTGCGTCCGCCTTCCCGGGCGATGGCTTGGGCGATGGGGTGTTCGGAGGCGAACTCGACGGCGGCGGCCTTGGTCAGAACATCGTTACGGTCAAATCCGTCGGCAACGGTGACGCCCGTGACAGACATGACGCCGGTGGTCACGGTGCCGGTCTTGTCCATGACAATGGTGTCCACCTTCTTGGTCGACTCCAGCACCTCGGGGCCCTTGATCAGCAGACCCAGCTCGGCACCACGGCCCGTACCCACCAGCAGGGCGGTCGGGGTGGCCAGACCCAGGGCACACGGGCAGGCGATGATCAGCACCGCGACCGCGGCGGTGAAAGCCGTCGCCAGTCCGGCATCGAGGAGGAAGACGTGGGTCAACAGCGTGAGGATCGAGATGACGATGACCACGGGCACGAAGACCGCAGAGATCCGGTCGACCAGGCGCTGCACCGGGGCTTTCTTCGCCTGGGCGTCGGTGACTAGCTTGGCCATCTGCGACAGCGTGGTGTCGGCACCGGTGCGGGTGACCTCCACCAGCAACCGCCCTGAAGTGTTGAGGGTGGCACCGGTGACCTTGGAACCCTTGGTGACCTCCACCGGCACGGACTCACCGGTGAGCATGGATTCATCCACGGCCGAGGATCCCTCGGTGACACGACCGTCGGTGGCAATCTTCTCGCCCGGGCGGACGACGAAGACATCACCAATCTTGAGCTGGCCCACCGGGACGCGGACCTCCGCGCCGTCGCGGATGACCGCGGCGTCCTTGGCACCCATGTCGAGTAGCTTGCGCAGCGCCGCGGAGGACTGGCCCTTGGCCTTGGTCTCAAACCAGCGACCCAGCAGCAGGAAGGAGATCACCACTGCCGCGGTCTCCAGATAGATCTCGTCCATGGTGGAGTTTGTCGGCAGCAGGTGAATCTCCATCGTCATGCCAGGATGGCCGGCATTACCGATGAACAGGGCCCACAACGACCACAGGTAGGCCGCCCCTGTGCCGAGCGTGATGAGCGTGTCCATGGTGGTCGCGCCGTGGCGCAGGTTAACCAGGGTGGCCCGGTGGAAGGGGGCACCGCCCCAGAAAAACACCGGGGTGGTCATGGTAAGGACAGCCCACTGCCAGTTGGTGAACTGCAATGCGGGAATCATGCTCAGCAGGACGATTGGCACCGTGAGCAGTGCGGAGATGATCAGGCGATTCTTCAGGTCAGCGGCCTCATGCTCGCGGGCGGTGTCGACCTGACTCCGGGCACCGCTGGAACCTGAAGCCACTGTCGCGGCGTCGTCCGTACTGTCGCCGCCATCGTCCGTGGCACCTGACATGGTGAAGGCACCGTAACCGGTGGCCTTAACGGTCTCGATGAGGTTGTCAGGGTCGACTTTCGCCGGGTCATAGCGCACGGAGGCCGATTCGGTGGCGAAGTTGACGGTCGCCTCCACACCGTCAAGCTTGTTGAGTTTGCGTT includes:
- a CDS encoding metal-sensitive transcriptional regulator, translated to MNTLTPDQTVPSDETAGTCHTTHGYINDKDRYLARLKRIEGQVRGIHRMVDEEQYCIDILTQVSAVNSALRNVALGLLDDHMRHCVRDAAQSGGEAADAKFQEVTDAIARFARS
- a CDS encoding heavy metal translocating P-type ATPase, which gives rise to MTPTQPAVDLLQIDLGVTGMTCTSCSSRVERKLNKLDGVEATVNFATESASVRYDPAKVDPDNLIETVKATGYGAFTMSGATDDGGDSTDDAATVASGSSGARSQVDTAREHEAADLKNRLIISALLTVPIVLLSMIPALQFTNWQWAVLTMTTPVFFWGGAPFHRATLVNLRHGATTMDTLITLGTGAAYLWSLWALFIGNAGHPGMTMEIHLLPTNSTMDEIYLETAAVVISFLLLGRWFETKAKGQSSAALRKLLDMGAKDAAVIRDGAEVRVPVGQLKIGDVFVVRPGEKIATDGRVTEGSSAVDESMLTGESVPVEVTKGSKVTGATLNTSGRLLVEVTRTGADTTLSQMAKLVTDAQAKKAPVQRLVDRISAVFVPVVIVISILTLLTHVFLLDAGLATAFTAAVAVLIIACPCALGLATPTALLVGTGRGAELGLLIKGPEVLESTKKVDTIVMDKTGTVTTGVMSVTGVTVADGFDRNDVLTKAAAVEFASEHPIAQAIAREGGRTQTLPEVTDFANAAGRGVTGMVEGHSVTVGRPAGGLTGPLQGAFTHAQTLGGTPVVVQINGRNAGVITVRDTAKPTSAAAVAGLKKLGLTPMLLTGDNAGAAKAVAAEVGIDPAHVIAEVMPEDKVRVIERLQKQGKNVAMVGDGINDAAALAQADLGLAMGAGTDVAIEASDITLMNSDLRSAVDAIRLSRRTLGTIKGNLFWAFAYNVALIPVAAIGLLNPILAGIAMAFSSVFVVSNSLRLRGFTSSHGATAPAPNTTEASPRQPINA